CGTAGACGGGCGATTCGATGCGGCTCACCGTCAGCAGCCGGATCGAGCCGGTCAGGTCGGCCGTGCTGTCGTCGATTTCGGTTTCGAGGCGCGAGATGCCGCCGTAGATGTCGCTCGCGATCCGGTACACGGCTTCGCCGGCCGGCGTCGGCGCGAAGTGCGCGCCGCGCCGCTCGATCAGCCGGCGTTCGAGCGTCTCCTCGAGCCGACGCAGCGCCTGGCTCACGGCCGGCTGCGTCACGTGCAGGCGCGCGGCCGCACGGCTCACGCTGCGCTCCTGCATGATCACCAGGTAGGTGCGCAACAGGTTCCAGTCGAGGCGATCGTTCAGGAACGGGGCGAGGTCGGGGCGCATCGGGTCTCCGGGCGAGGCGTCAGGTAGTCATTAGCTGAATTTATACGGTGAATAATAACTTGAAATTTGACTAATGATTTGCGGTCGCCGATAAAGGAGGGGTGCCGCAGCGTGCGGCGCGAGGCCGCGACAGACGGCCGTCGTCACGATATTGCGCGTCGCTCCGCCGCGGCGCGCGTCAGGAGCCCGCATGACCCAGTCCCTTCCTTCCGCCCGCCAGCCGGGACGCGCCGCGACGGCCGCGTTCATCGGCACGATGATCGAGTGGTACGACTTCTACATCTACGCGACGGCCGCCGCGCTTGTGTTCGGCGAACTCTATTTCCCGTCGCATGACCGCTTCGTCAGCACGATGGCGTCGTTCGCGACGTTCGCGGTCGGCTTCTTCGCGCGGCCGCTCGGCGGCGTGATCTTCGGCCACCTCGGCGATCGCATCGGCCGCAAGAAGGCACTGATGACGACGCTGATGATGATGGGCGTCGCGACCGTGTGCGTCGGGCTGCTGCCCGATTATTCGAAGGTCGGCATGCTCGCGCCGGTGCTGCTCGTCGCGCTGCGCGTGGTGCAGGGCATCGCAGTTGGCGGCGAATGGGGCGGCGCGGTGCTGATGGCGGGCGAGCATGCGCCGCAGGGGCGTCGCACGTTCTTCGCGTCGTTCGCGCAGCTCGGCAGCCCGGCCGGGCTGATCCTGTCGCTGATCGCGTTTCGTGCGGTCACGTCGATGGACAAGGCCGACTTCCTCGCATGGGGCTGGCGCCTGCCGTTTCTCGCGAGTTCGGTGCTGCTCGTGGTCGGCATCCTGATCCGGCTCGGTGTGAACGAATCGCCGGAGTTCGCGCGGGTGAAGGAGACGAACCGCACGGTGAAGCTACCGGTCGCGGAAGTGTTCCGCTCCGCGTCGGGGCTCGTGGCGCTCTGCATCGGCGCGAACACGATCGGCATCGCGGGCGTCTATTTCACGAACACGTTCATGATCGCGTACACGACGCAGTACGTCGGCGTGTCGCGTTCGCTGATCCTCGACAGCCTGTTCGCGGTCGCGATCATCCAGTTCATCGCACAGCCGATCGCGGCCTGGACCGCCGAACGGATCGGCGGCGCGCGCTTCCTGAAGCTCGCGGCGCTGCTCGCGATGCTGTCGCCGTATCCGATGTTCATGCTCGTACAGGGCGGCACGTCCGCATCGCTGATTGCGGGCATTGCACTCGCGGTCGTCTGCATGGCCGGCTTCTATTCGGTGATCGCGGGCTTCGTCAGCGACGTGTTTCCCGCGCACGTGCGTTATTCGGCGATCTCGCTTGCGTATCAGATCTGCGGCGCGATCGCAGGTGGCCTGACGCCGCTCGTCGGTACGTGGCTCGCGCATCGCTTCGCCGGTCAGTGGTGGCCGCTCGCGGTGTTCTACACGTGTCTTGCCGGCATTTCGCTGCTCTGCATCGTCGCGCTCGACGCGCGCCGTGCGGCGCAACCGGCCGCCGCCGAAGCGCTCGGCTCGCACTGAACCTCAACGAACGAATTCATCCGGAGTGCACATGAAAGACCTGCTGGAAATCAACGGCGCCCGCTTGTGGCAGAGCCTGGCCGACATGGCGCGCGTCGGCGCGACGCCGCGCGGCGGCGTGCGGCGCCTCGCGCTCACCGATGACGACCGGCGCGGGCGCGACCTGTTCGCGCAGTGGTGCCGCGACGCGGGGATGACGGTAAGCGTCGATATGGCCGGCAACCTGTTCGCGCGGCGCGACGGCACCGATGCGCAGGCCGCGCCGGTGCTGATCGGCAGCCACCTCGACACGCAGCCGGAAGGCGGCCGCTTCGACGGCGTCTACGGCGTGCTCGCCGCGCTCGAACTCGTGCGCACGCTGAACGACGCCGGCATCGCGACCGGCAAGCCGCTCGAGATCGTGTCCTGGACCAACGAGGAAGGCGCGCGCTTCGCGCCGGCGATGCTCGGTTCGGCCGTGTTCACGGGCGCGTTGCCGCTCGACGATGCGCTCGCGAAGCAGGATGCCGACGGCGTAACGCTCGGCGCCGCACTCGACGCGTGCGGCTATCGCGGCACGCGTGCGACGGGCGGCACGGTCGACGCGTACTTCGAGGCGCATATCGAACAGGGGCCGGTACTCGAGGCGAACGGCACCACGATCGGCATCGTCACGGGCGGGCAGGCGATCCGCTGGCTCGACGTGACGGTGACGGGCGTGGCCGCGCATGCGGGGACGACGCCGATGCCGTATCGCAAGGATGCGTATTTCGCGAGCGCGCAGATCGCGCTCGAACTCGAACGGATCGTCGCCGGCTATGCGCCACGCGGGCTCGCGACGATCGGGCAGGTCGGGATCCGCAATGCGTCGCGCAACACCATTGCCGGCGATTTGACGTTCACGGTCGACCTGCGCCATCACGACGATGCCGAAGTCGATGCGATGGAGCGCGACCTGCGCGACGCGTGCGCACGCGTCGCCGCCGCGCGTGGCGTGCAGGTCGCGATCGAAACCTGCTGGCGCAGCCCGGCGACGCCGTTCGACCGCGACTGCGTCGAACTGGTCGCGCAGGCGGCAGCCGCGTTCGGCTACACGAACGAGCGGATCGTCAGCGGTGCCGGCCACGACGCGATCCTGCTCGCGCGCCGTTTCCCGACCGCGATGGTGTTCATCCCGTGCGTCGACGGACTGTCGCACAACGAGGCCGAGGACGCGCTGCCCGACGACGTGACGCATGGCACGAACGTGCTGCTTCATGCAGTGCTGGCGCGCGCCGGCATGGCGGCGCGCGTCGAAGCGGCGGCCGCCGCGCACGATGCGTGACGCAGTGAATCGACGAGGACGAACGATGAGAACCTATTTCCATCCCGAACAACTGCTGCACCATCCGCGCAGCTACCTGTCGCGCGGCCAGATGCGCGAACCGCAGGAAGTACCCGAACGCGCGGCGCGGCTCGTCGCGGCCGTGCGCGCGCTCGACTTCGACGTGCGCGAACCGGCCGACCGCGGCACCGCGCCGATCGCGGCCGTGCACGACATGAACTACCTGCGCTTTCTCGAGGACGCGCATCGCGACTGGAAGCAGATGCCCGACGACTGGGGCGACGAAGTGATGTCGAACGTGTTCGTGCGCGACCCGAACCCGTTGCGCGGCGTGCTCGCGAAAGCCGCACGCTACCTCGCCGACGGCAGTTGCCCGGTCGGCGCGAACACGTGGCGTGCAGCGTACTGGTCCGCGCAGGGCGCGCTCGCGGCCGCGGCCGACGTCAACGACGGCGCGCGCGAGGCCTACGCGCTGTGCCGGCCGCCCGGCCATCACGCGCGCCGCGATGCGGCTGGCGGCTTCTGCTACCTGAACAATGCGGCGATCGCCGCGCAAGCGCTGCTCGGCCGCCATCGCCGCGTCGCGATTCTCGACACCGACATGCATCACGGGCAGGGTGTGCAGGAGATCTTCTACGGCCGCGACGATGTGCTGTACGTATCGATCCACGGCGACCCGACCAACTTTTATCCGGTTGTCGCGGGCTTCGAGGAAGAGACGGGCGCGGGCGCCGGCGACGGCTTCAACCTCAACCTGCCGATGCCGCACGGTTCGCCGGAATCGGCATTCTTCGAGCGGCTCGACGACGCGTTGCGCGCCGTCGCGCGATTCCAGCCCGATGCGCTCGTGCTCGCACTCGGCTTCGACATCTACAAGGACGATCCGCAGTCGCAGGTTGCCGTCACGACCGACGGGTTCGGGCGGCTCGGCGGTGCGATCGGTGCGCTCGGGTTGCCGACGGTGATCGTGCAGGAGGGTGGCTATCACCTCGACAGTCTCGACGCGAACGCTCGTGCGTTCTTCGGCGGGTTTGCCGCCGCACGCTGACCGATTGGGCGGGGCCGGATCGCGCGTGCGCGGGTTCAAGTTTTCCGTGTGCATGCCGATAATTCGTGCATATGCTGGATGGATGCACGAAGGAGGGCCGCACGATGACAGCCGGCCAAATCAGACGCGGTGCGATCGCGCTCGCCATGCTGGGCGCAGGGTCGCTCGCGGGCGCAGCGGAACCCTCGATTCCGCTGCGCGTCAGTCTCACCATTCCGGAAACCTGCACGATCGGCACGGACGTTCGACAGGCTGCCGACGCCGATATCCCGAGCGTCAGCTGCATGCACGGCACACCGTTCGTGCTGAGCCACGCGCCGCTGCCCGATCTGCGGTCGGCGCCGCGCAGCGTCGGCGCAGGCGCGCCGCCGGCATGGACCGTCACGTTCTGAACGGCGGGCCCGCGCGCGCCTGCCATTTCCGCTAGAAACTGATCGTCGCGGTGATCGTGTCGCTGTAGTTGCCGGGCGCGGGTGTGGTCTGCGCCGGCACCGCGCCGTACACGGTCACGACCTGCGACGTACCCGTGCCGACGCCCGTGACGGTCGAACTGCCGCTCGTGCCGTCGCCCCACGCGATCGAGCGTGCGGCATCCGTATAAAGCCCGTAATTGATCGTGCCGCCACCGCCGCTGCGCTGCATCTGGCGCGCGGTCACGCTGCCGGTGCCGCCACCGTTCAGCGCGATTTTCCACGCGTCGCCGTTCGTGCACTGCGCGGTGATCGAGCCGGTTGCCGTGAGCGCGCCGGACAGCACGCTCGCGGTGCCGAAGCTGACATTGGTCGCGCTGATGTTGCAGTTGTTGACCACGTTCGCCGTTGCGCTGAACGGGAAGGTGCCGTTCGACGCCGTCAACGACGCGCAGGTCGGCGCACCGAGCAGGTAGAACCCCGCGTTGATCGATGTCGTGTTGCCACCGAACGTCTGCGAATAGGTCGTCGTGTTGTTGCCCGTCGTCGGCACGGTCGGCTGGTTCGACGTGATCTGTCCGTAGATCGTGACCGTCGCGCTTGCGCTGGTGCCGAGCGCGGGTTTGACGAGCGTGACGGACGCGGGCGTCGTGCCGGAATACACGGAGCCCCATGCGACCGAATGGGCGGCATCCAGGTACAGGTCGTACTGCATCGCGTTGGTGCCGTTGACGAGGCTGCGCGGGCTCGTGCCGCCGAGATTCAGGCAGACGAGCACGTTCGGCGTCAGCGTGATGGCCGACCACGTACACGTGATGCTGACGGTGCCGGTCGCGGCGACCGACGCGCGCGAGATCGGGCTGACCGAGCCGAAGCTCACCGTCGACGCGGTGGCCGTGCAGGTCTCAGCCTGCGCGTGACGCGGTACGCCGCACCACGCCGCGATCGCCAGGACGAGCAGCAGCACGACCCTCATGGCGCCGCCCGGCAGGTGAGCGGGCCGACGGTCGGCAGCGTGCCGTTGCCGGGTGCGGTGAACGTGAATTCCGCGGCGCAGCGTTGCGTGCCGTAGTCGATCACGAGATGGTTGTCGTCCTTCAGCCCGTCGATGAACGTGAGCCCGTCGTAGCCGACGATCGTGTCCGCGCCGCTTTCGGCGTGATGCACGCGCGCGCCGGCCGGCAGCGGATTCCCGGCAGCGTCACGCAGGATCACCGATGCCCCGCGATAGCGCGACACGCCGAAATGCGCGACGACGCCCGATTGCGCCTGCGGCACGATCGTCATCGACGTGCGGGCGATCCGCGCATCGGCCGGCAGCTTCATCGAATCGATCGCCACCTGGTTGTTCTGGTACGCATTCAGGTCGGGCACGAGCAGATGCCCCGCGCGATCGGTCGTGCCGATCACGCGGTTCTCGTGCAGCACCGGGATGCCCGCGACGCCGTCGGTCGACACCAGTGCGAAGCCGTCGTCGATGCGGCGCGACAACTGCAGGCTGCTGTCCATCAACACGAGTGCGCCGCTGACGTCGAGCGACGCGCCGGTCTGCCGGTCGATGTTCTGCGCGGCCGCGATGACCTCGCCCGCACGGCCGAGATAGCGCAACTGCGCCTGCCGGTAGGGCACCGCGCCCGTGCCGCCGGTCTGCACGCCCCAGCCCCAGCCGCCGTCGTAGTCGGGCGGACGACTCGCGTCGACGCTGTAGTTCGACTGGCCGCGCTGGCGGCCGACGGTCGCGTTGATCGATGTGTTGCGGCCGAGCCCGATGTTCAGCGACACGAAGGCGCCGCTCGCGCCCTGCTGCGCGAAATCGCGGTACGCGCTGACGCTGACCGATGCGAGATCGCCGAAGCTCAGCGTGTACGACACGGTGCCGATCCGCGCACTCGGGCCTTGCGGCAGCCGGTAGCCGATATAGCTGAGCGACAGGGTCTGACGGTGCATGAACGGCAGCGCGAGCGTCGCCTGGTCGGTCGCCGACGGCACCGGCGCGCCGTCGCGCGATGCCAGATCGCCGTAGCGGCCGAATGCGCGGATCGTCTGCGCGTTGATCGAGAAGCGCGGTTCGATCAGCTGGTAGCCGACGCTCACCTGCGTGCCCGGATAGCGGCCGACGCTGCCCGCGACCGCGCCGCTCACGACGCCCGCGTAGCCGAGCCGCATCAGCGCGCCGACGCCGGCATTGAGTACGCCGCCGGTCGCCTCCGCATGCCCCTCGACGGTCAGCGCGTCGCTGACGCCGCGCCGCATCGAGCCGCTGACGGCCGGCCGCGCGTCGTAGTCGAACGACTGCAGCGCATAGTTGCGGCGCAGGAAGCCGGCTTCGAACGAATAGCTCGACAGCCCGGCCGAGAGCATGCGCGTATCGACGTAGAGCGGCACCGACGTCGCGACCGTGCGCCCGAGCGCGTCGCGCGTGATGACGGTCGCCTGGCCGGCGCCGGTGATGCCCGGCACGTCGTGGATGATGAACGGGCCGCTCGGTACGTTGCCGGTGTACTGCCGCACGTTGTTGATGTACAGGTCGACCGCCGACGGCACCGCGGCGGAGCCTGCGAGCGACGGAATCGGGAACGTCACGAGGTCCGGCCGCAGCGCGAAATTGCTGCGCCACTGGAAGCCGCCGAAGCGCACCGAGCGCGTCCACGCGAGCGATCCCGAGATCGCGTCGCCGATCTGCGTCGTGCTCGGTCGTGCAGGGTCCGAGCGGCTCCACGACGTATCGAAGCGCGTGTAGCGCCGCTGGCCGTTGTAGAAATACGCGGTGCCGGTGGTGTTGAACACGCCGTTCGGATCGAAGTAGCGTACGTCGGTGTAGAGCGAGAACTGCCGGTCGCCGATCGTCTGCGCGTACGCCTCGTAGTTGATCGCGAGCCCGCGCGACGCGGTGGCCGCCTGCGTGGCCGGCAATGCGCGGCTGTCGACCGCGTACGGGCGGCGCAGCGTGTCGGTCATCTGCAGGTCGACGCTCTGGCGCGCGGCGTCGTAGCGATAGTGCAGGCCGGGAATCGTGTCGAGCTCGACCGTCGCCGCGTCGGCGATGCCGAGCCGGTCGGTCGCGAAGCCGATCGTGCGCAGGTCGGCGCCGGTCGCGGACAGGTGGCCGTCGCGTTCGCGGAAATGCGCGAGCAGCGCCGTATTTTCGCCGTTGACGCTGACTTCGAGGATCACGTCGTGCGTGCTGTCGGTCATCACGAGTGCCGCCGGTTCGTCCGCGCGAGCACCGCCGGGCACGAGCAGGCGGCCAGCCACGACGGCCGCGAGCACGATGCGCCGGGTGCGTCGCGACGTTCCGCGTCCGTTGGCCAGGAGCGCGCCGGCGCGTGGCGAAGGGGAAGAGGCCGGGCGGCGCACCGGCGGGCTAGCCCGGCGGCTCCACCGCGACGACCGCGCTGGCCGGCTGCGAATTGACGGCCGCTCGCACCGTGACCTTGCCGCCGAGCGTGACGCCGGCCGGCAGCGGCACGCTCCACTGGCCCGTGCGGCCGGCGAGCGCATAGCCGAGCAGCCCGTGCGTGAGCGGGTACGCATGGCCGTCGCCGGTCACGAGCTCGACCGACGCCAGCTGCGCGCGCCGCGCGCCGCCGTTGCGCACGCGCAGCACCCAGCCGCCGTTGCTGCGCGCGAGCGCCCAGTCGAGCTGCGGCGCGCCGTTGGTCGGCGGTTCGACGAATACCGGAATCGAATAGCGCAGCCGGATCGACACGCCGTTGGTCGGCGTCTCGCCGGGCTGCGGCAGTTCGTCGATCAGCAGCCGGTAGCTCTGCTCGATGCCGGACGGCGTGCGCGATGTGCGCACGACGCGGATCAGCTGTTCGGACTGCGTGCCGACCTCGATCAGCGGCGGGCTCGCGACGAGGTCCTGCGTGGGCGTCAGCGTGTCCTGGCCGTCGGCCTGGTCCCACCGGAACACGCGCACCTGTCCGTAGACGGGCCGCTCGCCCGGATTGCGCAGCGTGATGCCGGTCGCCGTGTCGTCGGTACCGAATTCGATCGTGACGGGGGAGATCTGCAGCGACGCGGCGTGCGCGGCGCCGGCCGCGCACAGCAGCGCGGCGAGCGTTCGACGTAATGCGGTCATGCGATGCGGCGCCGGTCAGAAGTAGACGGTTGCGGTGACGGTCGTCTGATAGGTGTCCGGCTTCGGCGTGGCTTGCGCGGGCACCTGGCCGTAGACGGTCAGCGCCTGCGCGGAGCCCGAGCCGGTGCCGGCCACGGTGTTCGTGCCTTGCGTGTTGCCCCAGATCGTCGTGCGCCCGGCGTCCTGGTACAGCTGGAAGCCGACGGTCGTCGTCGTGTTGCCGGTCGACGTGCCGGCCATCAGGCGGCTCGCGACGCTCGACCCCGTGACCGTACCGGCATCGAGGCCGACGTTGTACGGCGTCGTGTTGGTGCAGGTGACGCTGACGGTCGTCTGCTGGTTGATCGCGGTAGCCAGCACACCGTTGGTCCCGAAGGCCAGCGGGTTCGCGGCGATCGTGCAGTTCGGCTGCAGCGTCAGCGTGACGTTGAACGTGGCGGTCGCAGTGCCGTTCGAATAGGTAGCGGCGTCGGCGGCGGGCGTCGAAAGGCCGATTGACAGCGCGAGCGACAATGTCGTTGAAGCGATGGCGACTTTCACCCTGATCCCTCATCGGTCGGTTTTTCATTGGATTTATGCCGCGCTCCGCCTGCCGCAGCATGGTAAATGCTGATACGAATCGATGAGTCTTTCAATCTTAAAGTTTGGGCTGTTTCATCTTGTTACAGTTTGGCCGAATAATGATTGAATAAAGCCGGAAAACATTACGCTTTTCGATTTTGTCATGCACAAGCAGGGCGGAATATTTTCCTGCGGTGCGGAAATTGCTGCGCGGTTCGTGCCGGGTGCGACTCGATTTTTCCGATTGATGTAGTGAATTGGATCGACTGGTGCGAAATGAATAATTAATGCGTGTCGCGAAATGAAAATGATGAAAGGTGAATCAATTCGGAAGACTGAGTCGATCTCGGAAATGCGTTAAGAGATTCAATTCGAGCGTTGAAGGAGGGTAGCGATTGGCGGGATTTTTCCCGATTGAGGAATCGGCGAATCCGGATTGACGGCTGAAAAAGAAAACGGCCGCATTGCGCGGCCGTGGGAGTCGGTACGTCGTATTGCCTGGCTTGCGATTACGAATTCGCGGTGGCCGGTGCGCGGCGGCGTTGCACGATCTGCAGCATGACGAGCGCAAGTCCGGCAGCGGCGATCAGTCCGCCGACGAGCGGCACGGCCGTGTAGCCGAAGCCTGCCGAGATCGCTGCACCGCCGGCAGCCGCGCCCACCGCATTGCCGAGGTTGAACGCACCGATGTTGACGGCGGACGCGAGGCCCGGTGCTTCGTGGGCGGCGCGCATCACGCGCATCTGCAGCGGCGGCACGACCGCGAACGTGGCGACACCCCACACGAGCAGCGTGACGGCGGCGCCGGCGTGCGTGCTGGCGAGCAGCGGGAACGCAGCCATCGTCGCGATCAGCAGCAGCAGGAAGCCGATCAGCGTGCCGTCGAGCGAACGGTCGGCGAGGCGGCCGCCCGCGATGTTGCCGATCGAGAAGCCGACGCCGATCAGCACGAGCATCGCGGTCACGAAGCCGGGCGTCGCGCCGGTCAGGTGTTCGAGCGTCGGTGCGACATACGTGTAGAGCGTGAACATCGCGCCGGCGCCGAGCACCGTCGTCCCGAGCGCGCCGAGCACGACCGGGCGCGTCAGCACCGAGAGTTCGGCGCGCAGATTGGGCATCTTGCCGGGTTCGCCCTTCGGCAGCGCGGCGAACAGGCCGGCGATCGCGATCAGGCCGAGGCCCGCGGTTGCCGCGAACGACATGCGCCAGCCGATGATCTGGCCGAGCCAGGTCGCGGCCGGCACGCCGCCGACGTTCGCGATCGTGAGGCCCATGAACATCGTCGCGACCGCGCTCGCCTGCTTTTCGCGCGGCACGAGGCTGGCCGCGACCACCGAGCCGAGCCCGAAGAACGCGCCGTGGTTGAGGCTCGTCACGAGGCGGGCGAGCAGCAGTGTCGTGTAGTCCGGTGCGACGGCCGACAGCAGGTTGCCGATCGTGAAGATCGACATCAGCGCGATCAGCGCCGAGCGGCGCGACCAGCGCGCGAGCAGCAACGTCATCAGCGGCGCGCCGACCATCACGCCGATCGCATACGCGCTGATCAGCATGCCGGCTTGCGGAATCGACACGTGCACGCCGTCGGCGATCACGGGCAGCAGGCCCATCGGCGAGAACTCGGTCGTGCCGATGCCGAACGCACCGGCGGCGAGCGCCAGCAGCGGCAGCGCGGCGCTGCCGCCCGGGCGGGAAGGAGAAGAAGTCGTGTTGTTCACGCGATGGGCTCCTGTAATCGAGGGGCAACGGCACGGGACCGTTGAGGACAGGACGAAGTGTGCCTGCATTACTTTTGTGGAAAAAGCCGCATGCGGGCGAAATTATCTTGATTTCATGTCAACAATACGGAGCGCGGGCGGCATGCCTGCGGGGCCCGTGGGCGTTGCGCCGGCGGGGCGGGCGAACGACGGTGTCTTTTGTGAAAGGCATTGGTAAGACGGAAGCCGGATTCTCGGGCCGTGAGCCGCGAGTCGGCGGCGGTTTGCGGCGGCCGGGGGCGTCCGGTGCGGCACGCCGG
The DNA window shown above is from Burkholderia cepacia and carries:
- a CDS encoding MFS transporter; protein product: MTQSLPSARQPGRAATAAFIGTMIEWYDFYIYATAAALVFGELYFPSHDRFVSTMASFATFAVGFFARPLGGVIFGHLGDRIGRKKALMTTLMMMGVATVCVGLLPDYSKVGMLAPVLLVALRVVQGIAVGGEWGGAVLMAGEHAPQGRRTFFASFAQLGSPAGLILSLIAFRAVTSMDKADFLAWGWRLPFLASSVLLVVGILIRLGVNESPEFARVKETNRTVKLPVAEVFRSASGLVALCIGANTIGIAGVYFTNTFMIAYTTQYVGVSRSLILDSLFAVAIIQFIAQPIAAWTAERIGGARFLKLAALLAMLSPYPMFMLVQGGTSASLIAGIALAVVCMAGFYSVIAGFVSDVFPAHVRYSAISLAYQICGAIAGGLTPLVGTWLAHRFAGQWWPLAVFYTCLAGISLLCIVALDARRAAQPAAAEALGSH
- a CDS encoding Zn-dependent hydrolase, which codes for MKDLLEINGARLWQSLADMARVGATPRGGVRRLALTDDDRRGRDLFAQWCRDAGMTVSVDMAGNLFARRDGTDAQAAPVLIGSHLDTQPEGGRFDGVYGVLAALELVRTLNDAGIATGKPLEIVSWTNEEGARFAPAMLGSAVFTGALPLDDALAKQDADGVTLGAALDACGYRGTRATGGTVDAYFEAHIEQGPVLEANGTTIGIVTGGQAIRWLDVTVTGVAAHAGTTPMPYRKDAYFASAQIALELERIVAGYAPRGLATIGQVGIRNASRNTIAGDLTFTVDLRHHDDAEVDAMERDLRDACARVAAARGVQVAIETCWRSPATPFDRDCVELVAQAAAAFGYTNERIVSGAGHDAILLARRFPTAMVFIPCVDGLSHNEAEDALPDDVTHGTNVLLHAVLARAGMAARVEAAAAAHDA
- a CDS encoding histone deacetylase family protein produces the protein MRTYFHPEQLLHHPRSYLSRGQMREPQEVPERAARLVAAVRALDFDVREPADRGTAPIAAVHDMNYLRFLEDAHRDWKQMPDDWGDEVMSNVFVRDPNPLRGVLAKAARYLADGSCPVGANTWRAAYWSAQGALAAAADVNDGAREAYALCRPPGHHARRDAAGGFCYLNNAAIAAQALLGRHRRVAILDTDMHHGQGVQEIFYGRDDVLYVSIHGDPTNFYPVVAGFEEETGAGAGDGFNLNLPMPHGSPESAFFERLDDALRAVARFQPDALVLALGFDIYKDDPQSQVAVTTDGFGRLGGAIGALGLPTVIVQEGGYHLDSLDANARAFFGGFAAAR
- a CDS encoding Csu type fimbrial protein; the encoded protein is MRVVLLLVLAIAAWCGVPRHAQAETCTATASTVSFGSVSPISRASVAATGTVSITCTWSAITLTPNVLVCLNLGGTSPRSLVNGTNAMQYDLYLDAAHSVAWGSVYSGTTPASVTLVKPALGTSASATVTIYGQITSNQPTVPTTGNNTTTYSQTFGGNTTSINAGFYLLGAPTCASLTASNGTFPFSATANVVNNCNISATNVSFGTASVLSGALTATGSITAQCTNGDAWKIALNGGGTGSVTARQMQRSGGGGTINYGLYTDAARSIAWGDGTSGSSTVTGVGTGTSQVVTVYGAVPAQTTPAPGNYSDTITATISF
- a CDS encoding fimbria/pilus outer membrane usher protein, with the protein product MRRPASSPSPRAGALLANGRGTSRRTRRIVLAAVVAGRLLVPGGARADEPAALVMTDSTHDVILEVSVNGENTALLAHFRERDGHLSATGADLRTIGFATDRLGIADAATVELDTIPGLHYRYDAARQSVDLQMTDTLRRPYAVDSRALPATQAATASRGLAINYEAYAQTIGDRQFSLYTDVRYFDPNGVFNTTGTAYFYNGQRRYTRFDTSWSRSDPARPSTTQIGDAISGSLAWTRSVRFGGFQWRSNFALRPDLVTFPIPSLAGSAAVPSAVDLYINNVRQYTGNVPSGPFIIHDVPGITGAGQATVITRDALGRTVATSVPLYVDTRMLSAGLSSYSFEAGFLRRNYALQSFDYDARPAVSGSMRRGVSDALTVEGHAEATGGVLNAGVGALMRLGYAGVVSGAVAGSVGRYPGTQVSVGYQLIEPRFSINAQTIRAFGRYGDLASRDGAPVPSATDQATLALPFMHRQTLSLSYIGYRLPQGPSARIGTVSYTLSFGDLASVSVSAYRDFAQQGASGAFVSLNIGLGRNTSINATVGRQRGQSNYSVDASRPPDYDGGWGWGVQTGGTGAVPYRQAQLRYLGRAGEVIAAAQNIDRQTGASLDVSGALVLMDSSLQLSRRIDDGFALVSTDGVAGIPVLHENRVIGTTDRAGHLLVPDLNAYQNNQVAIDSMKLPADARIARTSMTIVPQAQSGVVAHFGVSRYRGASVILRDAAGNPLPAGARVHHAESGADTIVGYDGLTFIDGLKDDNHLVIDYGTQRCAAEFTFTAPGNGTLPTVGPLTCRAAP
- a CDS encoding fimbrial biogenesis chaperone, with the translated sequence MTALRRTLAALLCAAGAAHAASLQISPVTIEFGTDDTATGITLRNPGERPVYGQVRVFRWDQADGQDTLTPTQDLVASPPLIEVGTQSEQLIRVVRTSRTPSGIEQSYRLLIDELPQPGETPTNGVSIRLRYSIPVFVEPPTNGAPQLDWALARSNGGWVLRVRNGGARRAQLASVELVTGDGHAYPLTHGLLGYALAGRTGQWSVPLPAGVTLGGKVTVRAAVNSQPASAVVAVEPPG
- a CDS encoding Csu type fimbrial protein, which gives rise to MSIGLSTPAADAATYSNGTATATFNVTLTLQPNCTIAANPLAFGTNGVLATAINQQTTVSVTCTNTTPYNVGLDAGTVTGSSVASRLMAGTSTGNTTTTVGFQLYQDAGRTTIWGNTQGTNTVAGTGSGSAQALTVYGQVPAQATPKPDTYQTTVTATVYF
- a CDS encoding MFS transporter, with the protein product MNNTTSSPSRPGGSAALPLLALAAGAFGIGTTEFSPMGLLPVIADGVHVSIPQAGMLISAYAIGVMVGAPLMTLLLARWSRRSALIALMSIFTIGNLLSAVAPDYTTLLLARLVTSLNHGAFFGLGSVVAASLVPREKQASAVATMFMGLTIANVGGVPAATWLGQIIGWRMSFAATAGLGLIAIAGLFAALPKGEPGKMPNLRAELSVLTRPVVLGALGTTVLGAGAMFTLYTYVAPTLEHLTGATPGFVTAMLVLIGVGFSIGNIAGGRLADRSLDGTLIGFLLLLIATMAAFPLLASTHAGAAVTLLVWGVATFAVVPPLQMRVMRAAHEAPGLASAVNIGAFNLGNAVGAAAGGAAISAGFGYTAVPLVGGLIAAAGLALVMLQIVQRRRAPATANS